CTCACATaattttaaatgtgattttataatgtattttttttcataaatattctataaatattgaaaatggataaatttttagtaaaaaattatagGTATTAGTTGTTAGAAAAAATCTATTCGAGCTGGAAAAAATAGTGTTGGTGATAAATACTTTGTACTAAGtattttatggattttttatGATTCGAATATTTCTCTCAGTGTTGTTGGGTCTGAgttaaaaataaggtttaaatgcttacttcgtttCTATATTAAGagataaatttatgtttaatacccggttttaaaaatgaagatatgggttctatgttatgaaaagtatatgaataaggtctacaaagtaaaaataagtttaacaaatcatcaaagaaaaagttaaacaagagaaaaaaaaagctgGACAACATaacagagaagagaaaaaatatggCCACATCACACCGTTGAAcaagaccttattcatacacttttcataacatagggactaatgtgttcatttttaaaatcaaatactaaacaaaaaattatctcTTAATGAGaacgaagtaaacatttaagcgtaaaaacaacttttgatagagttaaatttaataaaaataatattgtaatatattttaaggttgaagtatattataatttgagttATCCCAATCTAAATCTAATTTAATGTCGtacttcttttaataattatgtataaataatacaattctttatataataaGCACTATTTCGTCTAACATAgtattacattttattatataatattatttttctttttatattttaagatacatcttgtatatacatttttttccaaTGTTACTACTTAGTacatgtaaattttaatatattatgttgGTAAATGGAGTTCACTAGATTATAAATAGCTGCTATTTATTCCGTAAAAAAAATCCGtcatattatataaattgttatctGTTTTACggattattttatattcataaatatttacaaatacgttaaatactttaaatatttttattttatattcataatatatattataactattaatgtaaatagaattaattttaagaaaataaattcaaatgaaTCATACtaaagatataattttatacatctaaataaaaaatataaatatgtaaaattgaattatacaaataattattaatatcttCCTTATAAACAACTCTAATTCACTCACTTGATtctaacaataaataataaagtggTGAATTAAATACtacaatatttattgaaaattttacttaaaGTTCTTCTTAGTATCTGATGTATTAGTTAGAgcttattataataaaatttgtcatCAGTTCAATTTATTGATCAATCAACTATTGATTCCttataatgattatatatatatatatatatatatatatatatatatatatatatatatatatatatatatatatatatatatatataatatgccTTAATTTAGTTTGGAAAGCGCTGCTAATAACAGATTAAATAATTTTCGCATCATCAGCCAATTATAAATCACTAATCTCTTTTATAATAACCATTTTATTCCCAGTGGATGTTCTAAACTTAAGCTTCTTATCCATTTTgtttgaggaaaaaaaaaactaattaaatcaaCAAAGCactaattacatttttaaagatTATGACTGGAAATTTCTAACACCAAATTACTCTCAACCAGTAATCAATTTACCAAAAGAACTAAAAAACTATTAGATCACAAACTGTTTCTTCAACCCCATTCAAACAAGCAAAGCAGTTTGATTAGGAATGGTGGTGGCTGTGGAAGATCTGTGAGGTAGGATTGGAGCTATTCTAACCATGAAGTTCTcactacaagaagaagaagaagcagtgCACTTTGCTTTCTCACACTCACCCATTACCACTCCATTGCTTCTGCAAGACTTTAACTTCTTATTGTAAGGATTCTCTGGCTTCACAAGATCCTCCAAGCTCCTCACTTTTTCCAATGAAGTGAAAGATTCTGCCTTTCCTTGGTAATACTTGGAAAGCCCCCTCCTACACACAGAAAATTTTATAAGCAAAATCAAACACAATAATCGTATTGCAAACTTTTCTTTCACAGTTGCCATGCATGACAATAAAATTACTGATCGAGTAAACAGTATATATACTCATACATAAACGATTCTTACAATCACATGGTGTAATATATTGTATTTAGAAAGTAACTCTTTTTGAACTGTGAAAACAAAAGTGTTCGGAACTTTTACAAACTCAGAACAAAATCTCATAGAGAGAACAAAAGGGGTGGAAAAAGAAGCTTACTTGAGAGGAAGTTGTTGAAACAAAGAAGACATATCATTCAACGGTTCAGTTGCAAACTGATCagctgaagaagaagaagaagtagaagaagaaacaGAGGATGTAACTTCTTCAAAGGAATCAGAATCCGACGATGAAGCAGTTGAAATTCCAGGCT
This window of the Vigna angularis cultivar LongXiaoDou No.4 chromosome 7, ASM1680809v1, whole genome shotgun sequence genome carries:
- the LOC108337631 gene encoding protein OXIDATIVE STRESS 3, whose amino-acid sequence is MEQPKYKVVEADDNSGPVNECALARSFSFSESESEPGISTASSSDSDSFEEVTSSVSSSTSSSSSADQFATEPLNDMSSLFQQLPLKRGLSKYYQGKAESFTSLEKVRSLEDLVKPENPYNKKLKSCRSNGVVMGECEKAKCTASSSSCSENFMVRIAPILPHRSSTATTIPNQTALLV